The following coding sequences lie in one Flagellimonas eckloniae genomic window:
- a CDS encoding tRNA1(Val) (adenine(37)-N6)-methyltransferase → MKPFQFKEFTISQDRCAMQIGTDGVLLGAWTSLVSEPDSILDIGSGTGIIALQLAQRSNAEVIDAIELDENAYEQCVENFEATPWADRLFCYHAGLDEFTDEIEDTYDLIVSNPPFYAEKVTSGDSSRDKARQTSSLPFHELLEGVSKLLSETGIFSVILPFKEESNFVALAQKQGLFPNRITRVKGNPSTEVKRSLLEFSFSSEHVKTNELIIELERHQYTDEYINLTKAFYLKM, encoded by the coding sequence ATGAAACCATTTCAATTCAAAGAATTTACTATTAGTCAGGATCGCTGTGCCATGCAAATTGGCACGGACGGCGTGTTACTTGGAGCTTGGACATCTTTGGTTTCGGAGCCTGACTCCATTTTAGACATTGGTTCAGGAACTGGGATAATTGCCTTACAATTGGCGCAACGTTCCAATGCGGAGGTAATCGATGCCATTGAATTGGATGAGAATGCATACGAACAATGTGTTGAAAATTTTGAAGCTACGCCCTGGGCAGACCGATTGTTTTGTTATCATGCAGGGTTGGATGAATTCACAGATGAAATTGAAGACACCTACGATTTGATAGTTTCCAACCCGCCTTTTTACGCTGAGAAAGTTACAAGCGGAGACAGTTCAAGAGACAAAGCGCGTCAAACAAGTTCGTTACCTTTTCACGAACTTTTAGAGGGTGTTTCAAAGTTACTTTCCGAAACCGGAATATTCTCTGTAATCCTTCCATTTAAAGAGGAAAGCAACTTTGTTGCTTTAGCTCAAAAGCAGGGTCTTTTTCCAAATCGAATTACAAGGGTCAAGGGGAATCCGAGCACAGAGGTAAAACGCAGCTTATTGGAATTTAGCTTTTCAAGTGAGCACGTTAAAACGAATGAATTAATAATCGAGTTGGAGCGTCATCAGTACACTGATGAATATATCAACCTTACCAAAGCGTTCTATTTAAAAATGTAA
- a CDS encoding Bor family protein, giving the protein MAVVFAASMLLTSCYSYTSVVGNGAQGNNKTTKWNHYLISGLAPIGVSDSKAMAKGAENYTVHTRQTFVNGLVSALTFGIYAPSTTTVTK; this is encoded by the coding sequence ATGGCTGTCGTATTCGCTGCATCGATGTTATTAACTTCTTGTTATTCTTACACTAGTGTAGTAGGAAATGGAGCCCAGGGAAACAATAAAACAACAAAATGGAATCACTATCTAATTTCTGGCCTGGCACCTATTGGAGTTTCCGATTCAAAAGCAATGGCTAAAGGTGCCGAAAACTATACTGTACACACTAGACAGACCTTTGTGAACGGACTGGTTTCAGCATTGACATTTGGAATTTACGCTCCATCTACAACCACGGTAACAAAATAA
- the rimM gene encoding ribosome maturation factor RimM (Essential for efficient processing of 16S rRNA), with translation MRKEDCFYLGKVVSKYSFKGELLVKLDTDEPDIYENMESVFVSIGNNLIPFFIDRCRLHKSALLRIDFEEVKDEPTADKMIGAELYLPLEMLPPLTGDKFYFHEVIGFTLMDEVHGDIGIIKAVNDSASQELFEAEKDGKELLIPITDDIIKKVDRQNKQIHVKTPEGLVELYLT, from the coding sequence ATGCGCAAGGAAGATTGCTTCTACCTGGGCAAAGTCGTTTCAAAATATAGTTTTAAGGGTGAATTATTGGTAAAATTAGACACCGATGAACCCGATATTTACGAAAACATGGAATCAGTATTTGTTTCAATTGGGAACAATCTGATTCCATTTTTTATTGACCGTTGCCGATTACATAAATCTGCATTGCTTCGTATTGATTTTGAAGAAGTAAAAGATGAACCTACCGCAGATAAAATGATTGGAGCGGAATTGTACTTGCCACTTGAGATGCTCCCACCGTTAACAGGAGACAAATTTTATTTTCATGAAGTCATTGGGTTTACTCTTATGGATGAGGTCCATGGGGATATTGGAATCATCAAAGCAGTAAACGACAGTGCCTCCCAAGAACTTTTTGAAGCTGAAAAGGATGGGAAAGAACTATTGATTCCAATTACCGATGACATTATCAAAAAGGTGGATCGCCAGAACAAACAGATTCATGTAAAGACACCAGAAGGGTTGGTGGAATTATATCTTACCTAG
- a CDS encoding 30S ribosomal protein S16, with the protein MPVKIRLQRHGKKGKPFYWVVAADSRAKRDGKFLEKLGTYNPNTNPATINLDIDGSVKWLSNGAQPTDTARAILSYKGVMMKHHLLGGVRKGALTEEQAEEKFKAWVEEKEKAVAAKVGGLDKAKAEAKAKALEAEKEVSDKRAAAALPEVEEEVIEESAPVIEEAAPSEDVAETTEEAPAVEEPAKEEAAKPEAKAEEAAPAEEAEASKEEE; encoded by the coding sequence ATGCCAGTAAAGATTAGACTACAAAGACACGGTAAAAAAGGTAAACCATTCTATTGGGTGGTTGCTGCAGATTCCAGAGCAAAAAGAGATGGTAAATTTTTGGAGAAATTAGGAACATACAATCCTAATACAAATCCAGCCACTATTAATTTAGATATTGATGGATCTGTGAAATGGTTGAGCAATGGAGCACAGCCTACCGATACTGCAAGAGCTATTTTATCTTATAAAGGTGTTATGATGAAGCACCATTTATTAGGTGGGGTTCGCAAAGGAGCTTTAACCGAAGAACAAGCAGAGGAGAAGTTCAAAGCCTGGGTTGAAGAAAAAGAAAAAGCTGTAGCTGCTAAAGTTGGTGGTTTGGATAAAGCAAAAGCTGAGGCCAAAGCAAAAGCATTGGAAGCTGAAAAAGAAGTTAGCGACAAAAGAGCTGCTGCTGCATTGCCAGAAGTAGAAGAAGAAGTGATTGAAGAAAGTGCGCCTGTTATTGAGGAAGCCGCTCCTTCAGAAGATGTAGCTGAAACTACAGAAGAGGCTCCAGCGGTTGAAGAACCAGCTAAAGAAGAAGCTGCTAAGCCGGAAGCTAAAGCTGAGGAAGCTGCTCCTGCTGAAGAGGCCGAAGCTAGCAAAGAAGAAGAGTAA
- the dnaE gene encoding DNA polymerase III subunit alpha, with protein sequence MYLIFDTETTGLPKRWNAPITDTDNWPRCIQIAWQLHDELGNLVEHQDMLIQPDGFNIPYEAEQIHGISTALAEEDGVPLSEALELFNDALSKAKFVVGQNVDFDVNIMGCEFHRLGVENSLAELPVLDTCTEATAELCRIPGGRGGKFKLPTLTELHEYLFGEPFAEAHNATADVEATTRCFLELVRKKHFSISELDVQPDYFEHFSEANPQTIELIGLKHINLKKASKAISDALWAEDTGEISEAEINENVESLADASFAHLHNHSQFSVLQSTINIKDLVKSTAKNGMSAVALTDHANMMGAFHFVKEVKAHNKNVKEKNAELTTNGEVPTEKEITPILGCEFFVCDDHTNKNVKDYGYQIVLLAKNKNGYLNLAKMSSIAYTDGFYYVPRIDRKIIEQYKEDVIALTGNLYGEVPNKILNVGEKQAEEALLWWKEQFGDDLYMEIMRHGQEDEDRVNQVLVPLAKKHQVKLVATNNTYYCDKKDAEAHDILLCVKDGEKQTTPIGRGRGYRYGLPNQEYYYKSSDEMKTLFKDIPEAILNVQEIVDKVKPFDLARDVLLPKFDIPEEFKVQDDEVDGGKRGENSYLKHITYEGAKKRYGEITEEITERIDFELKTIENSGYPGYFLIVEDFIREARNMDVSVGPGRGSAAGSVVAYCLWITNIDPLKYDLLFERFLNPDRVSMPDIDIDFDDEGRGRVMDYVINKYGANQVAQIITYGTMAAKSSIRDTARVLDLPLNDADRIAKLIPNMSKLNKIFGVEESELKKKFRSDDLEKVHELLNISEGDDLEGQTVKMARVLEGSLRNTGIHACGVIITPDDITNFVPVATAKDSDLYVTQFDNSVVESAGLLKMDFLGLKTLTLIKDTVKIVKARTGVELVPDDFPLDDEKTYELFQRGDTVGIFQYESPGMQKHMKNLKPTVFDDLIAMNALYRPGPMEYIPSFISRKHGDEEITYDLPDMEEYLKETYGITVYQEQVMLLSQKLAGFSKGDADVLRKAMGKKIFALLQKLKPQFLDGGEKNGHPRDVLEKIWKDWEAFASYAFNKSHSTCYAFIAYQTAYLKAHYPAEYMAAVLSNNMNDIKQVTFFMEECKRMGLEVLGPDVNESYYKFAVNKSNAVRFGMGAIKGVGRSAVETIVENRKEDGPYKSVFDLAKRVELRSANKKSFENLALAGGFDSFGDTHRSQYFHDEGDGITFLEKVIKSAAKYQENQNSSQMDMFGGMSEAQIAEPVVPPCEDWGTMEKLRREKEVVGIYISGHPLDDFKKEITAFCNSSVSAFTSLENYVNRELTVAGVITDVQHRISKNGKGWGLFTLEDYTDTHEFRIFGEEYLKFRHFLMINSFVHVKAFVREGWVNRDTGKKGDPRLQFNDFKQLQDVMDAYAKKLTIKLDIARLQEKRIQTLKDTLRSYKGDHPLNFIVYEMQDEIKLNLSSRKQKVKINSELLSALEENEIHYKLN encoded by the coding sequence ATGTACCTAATCTTCGATACTGAAACCACAGGCTTGCCCAAGAGATGGAACGCGCCAATCACTGATACGGATAATTGGCCCCGATGCATACAGATTGCATGGCAGCTACATGATGAATTGGGCAATTTAGTGGAGCATCAGGATATGTTGATACAACCAGATGGTTTTAATATTCCCTATGAAGCGGAACAAATACATGGTATTTCCACAGCTTTGGCAGAGGAAGATGGAGTGCCCTTAAGTGAAGCCTTGGAACTTTTTAATGATGCGCTTTCCAAAGCAAAATTTGTTGTGGGACAAAATGTGGATTTTGATGTCAATATCATGGGATGCGAATTCCATCGTTTGGGTGTTGAAAACTCTCTGGCCGAACTTCCAGTTTTAGATACTTGTACCGAGGCTACGGCCGAACTTTGCAGAATTCCTGGAGGTCGTGGGGGAAAGTTCAAATTACCCACGCTTACCGAATTGCATGAATACCTTTTTGGGGAACCTTTTGCAGAAGCACATAATGCCACTGCAGATGTGGAAGCTACCACTAGATGCTTTTTAGAACTTGTTCGAAAAAAGCATTTCTCTATCAGCGAGCTGGATGTTCAACCTGATTATTTTGAACATTTCTCAGAAGCCAATCCACAGACCATTGAGCTTATTGGATTAAAGCACATCAATCTTAAAAAAGCATCCAAAGCTATTTCAGATGCCCTTTGGGCAGAAGATACTGGTGAAATCTCAGAGGCAGAAATCAACGAAAATGTTGAAAGCCTAGCAGATGCATCTTTTGCTCATTTACACAACCATTCCCAATTTTCGGTGCTTCAGTCCACCATAAACATTAAAGATTTAGTAAAATCAACCGCTAAAAATGGAATGTCCGCTGTTGCCCTAACAGATCATGCCAATATGATGGGCGCTTTTCATTTTGTAAAAGAAGTAAAAGCCCACAATAAAAATGTAAAAGAGAAAAATGCTGAACTAACCACTAATGGAGAGGTTCCAACAGAAAAAGAAATTACCCCAATTCTAGGCTGTGAATTTTTTGTTTGCGATGACCACACCAATAAAAATGTAAAAGATTATGGGTATCAGATAGTCCTACTTGCCAAAAATAAAAATGGCTACCTAAACCTGGCCAAAATGTCTTCCATTGCCTATACGGATGGGTTTTACTATGTGCCCAGAATCGACCGGAAAATTATTGAACAATATAAAGAAGATGTAATTGCCCTTACCGGAAATCTTTATGGGGAAGTACCCAACAAAATATTGAATGTAGGTGAAAAGCAGGCGGAAGAAGCTTTGCTTTGGTGGAAGGAACAGTTTGGCGACGATCTGTACATGGAAATAATGCGCCACGGTCAAGAAGATGAAGACCGGGTAAATCAAGTTTTAGTGCCATTGGCCAAAAAGCATCAAGTAAAGCTGGTCGCTACCAACAACACCTATTATTGTGATAAAAAAGACGCCGAAGCACACGATATTTTGCTTTGTGTAAAAGATGGTGAAAAACAAACCACCCCTATAGGCCGAGGCCGGGGGTATCGTTATGGGTTGCCCAATCAAGAATATTATTATAAGTCTTCGGATGAAATGAAGACCTTGTTCAAAGATATTCCAGAAGCCATTTTAAATGTGCAGGAGATAGTCGACAAGGTGAAGCCCTTTGATTTGGCAAGGGATGTATTACTTCCAAAATTTGATATTCCAGAAGAATTCAAAGTACAGGACGATGAAGTTGATGGTGGAAAGCGTGGTGAAAATTCTTATTTAAAACATATCACTTACGAAGGTGCTAAAAAACGCTATGGTGAAATCACCGAGGAAATCACGGAGCGTATTGATTTTGAGCTAAAAACCATAGAAAATTCTGGATACCCTGGATATTTTCTTATTGTCGAAGATTTCATCCGAGAAGCTCGAAACATGGATGTGTCCGTAGGACCTGGTAGGGGTTCAGCAGCAGGTTCGGTGGTTGCCTATTGTTTATGGATCACCAACATTGACCCATTAAAGTATGACCTTCTTTTTGAGCGGTTCCTAAATCCGGATAGGGTATCCATGCCCGATATTGATATTGACTTTGATGATGAAGGCAGAGGTAGGGTCATGGACTACGTAATCAATAAATATGGCGCCAATCAAGTTGCACAAATTATCACCTACGGTACCATGGCGGCCAAATCTTCCATTAGGGATACTGCCCGGGTATTAGATTTGCCCCTTAACGATGCAGATCGTATTGCAAAGCTTATTCCCAACATGTCCAAACTGAACAAAATCTTTGGAGTTGAGGAATCAGAACTAAAGAAAAAATTCCGTTCAGACGATTTGGAAAAAGTTCATGAGCTCTTGAATATTTCTGAGGGTGATGATTTAGAAGGGCAAACAGTTAAAATGGCTCGCGTGCTTGAGGGGTCACTCAGAAATACTGGAATACATGCTTGTGGGGTCATAATCACTCCAGATGACATTACCAATTTTGTCCCCGTAGCCACAGCAAAGGATTCAGACTTGTATGTGACCCAGTTTGATAACTCTGTTGTGGAGAGTGCCGGTCTTCTTAAAATGGATTTCCTTGGATTGAAAACATTGACGCTGATTAAGGATACAGTGAAAATTGTCAAGGCAAGAACTGGGGTTGAATTGGTCCCAGATGATTTTCCATTGGATGACGAAAAGACATATGAGTTATTCCAACGTGGGGATACCGTAGGAATATTTCAATATGAATCCCCGGGGATGCAAAAACACATGAAAAACCTGAAACCAACGGTTTTTGATGATCTTATTGCCATGAATGCGCTATACCGCCCTGGGCCGATGGAATATATTCCCAGCTTTATTTCGCGTAAACATGGGGATGAAGAGATTACCTATGACCTTCCCGATATGGAGGAATACCTAAAGGAAACGTATGGAATTACGGTATATCAGGAGCAGGTGATGTTACTTTCGCAAAAGCTTGCGGGCTTTTCGAAGGGTGATGCCGATGTTTTGCGAAAAGCAATGGGTAAAAAGATTTTTGCCCTGCTTCAAAAATTGAAACCACAGTTTTTGGATGGGGGCGAAAAGAACGGTCATCCAAGGGATGTTCTAGAAAAGATATGGAAAGATTGGGAAGCCTTTGCATCATATGCTTTCAATAAAAGTCACTCTACCTGCTATGCGTTTATCGCCTACCAAACCGCCTATTTGAAGGCCCACTACCCTGCTGAATATATGGCAGCGGTATTGTCAAACAATATGAACGACATAAAACAGGTCACCTTCTTTATGGAGGAATGCAAACGTATGGGGCTGGAAGTACTTGGGCCAGATGTAAATGAGTCCTATTACAAGTTTGCCGTGAATAAGAGTAACGCAGTTCGTTTTGGCATGGGCGCGATTAAGGGTGTTGGACGTTCTGCGGTAGAAACCATAGTGGAAAATAGAAAAGAAGACGGCCCTTATAAATCGGTATTCGATTTGGCCAAACGCGTAGAACTCCGTTCTGCCAACAAAAAATCTTTTGAAAATCTTGCTCTAGCTGGAGGATTCGATTCTTTTGGGGATACTCATAGATCTCAATACTTTCATGATGAGGGAGATGGCATAACTTTTCTGGAAAAAGTAATAAAATCGGCAGCAAAATATCAGGAAAACCAAAACTCCTCACAAATGGATATGTTTGGAGGAATGAGCGAGGCGCAAATTGCCGAACCTGTTGTTCCTCCCTGTGAAGATTGGGGCACTATGGAAAAACTCCGTCGCGAAAAGGAAGTTGTTGGCATCTATATTTCGGGACATCCTTTGGATGACTTTAAAAAAGAGATAACTGCATTTTGCAACAGCAGTGTATCTGCCTTTACCAGTTTGGAAAATTATGTGAATAGAGAACTAACGGTTGCGGGTGTGATTACAGATGTGCAACACCGAATTTCAAAAAATGGAAAGGGCTGGGGACTTTTTACCTTGGAAGATTATACAGATACTCATGAATTCCGGATTTTTGGGGAGGAATACCTAAAGTTCAGGCATTTTCTAATGATCAATTCCTTTGTTCATGTAAAAGCTTTTGTTCGTGAAGGTTGGGTAAATCGGGATACGGGTAAAAAAGGTGACCCAAGATTACAGTTCAATGATTTTAAACAGCTTCAAGACGTAATGGACGCCTATGCCAAAAAATTGACCATCAAATTGGACATTGCCCGTTTACAAGAAAAACGCATTCAAACTTTAAAGGATACATTACGGTCATACAAAGGTGACCATCCGCTCAATTTTATTGTGTATGAAATGCAGGATGAAATAAAATTAAATCTATCCAGTAGAAAGCAAAAGGTGAAAATAAACAGTGAACTTCTTTCTGCACTGGAAGAGAATGAGATACACTACAAATTGAACTAA
- a CDS encoding cytochrome c3 family protein, translating to MDTHQSTILKSFLIGAGLFFVALAIYNCKNPEIASDYLIIEPIAIHENGKAFAGSTSCIPCHTDIYNSHIGTAHFKTSALADSSKIKGNFEFGKNTFTLNDRVLFTMMATDSGFYQRANFIHNELELFNLQVDIVVGSGTKGQSYLSWEEDALFQLQTSYFTPTDRWTSSPGLKELISPRPVIARCFECHSTYAKNTTPDKKGNHFDKSQIIYGIDCERCHGASAKHVGYHIKNPDAKVSKYVIKHSALSKQQKLDACALCHSGDRKPIQPPFSFTIGDDLSKFSTSETKENNISLDVHGNQYGLLTASKCFTKSKNMDCTSCHNPHKNQRNQTSTFIQKCIQCHSKGKTVCMATKDVQRMKDNNCISCHMPLISSKSMKIQLDTMETAVKVRTHLISIYPEDTSKQP from the coding sequence ATGGATACCCATCAATCAACTATTTTAAAGAGTTTTTTGATTGGTGCTGGACTTTTTTTTGTTGCATTAGCCATTTACAATTGTAAAAACCCAGAGATAGCTTCTGATTATCTAATTATTGAACCTATCGCCATTCATGAAAATGGAAAAGCTTTTGCAGGTTCTACCAGTTGCATCCCTTGTCATACCGATATCTATAATTCGCATATAGGCACTGCACATTTCAAAACCTCGGCTCTTGCAGATTCTTCAAAAATCAAAGGTAATTTTGAATTCGGGAAAAATACATTCACGCTAAACGACCGTGTATTGTTTACGATGATGGCAACAGATTCAGGATTTTATCAACGAGCTAATTTCATCCACAACGAACTGGAATTATTTAATCTACAAGTAGATATTGTTGTTGGGTCTGGCACAAAAGGGCAATCCTATTTAAGTTGGGAAGAAGATGCGCTTTTTCAATTACAAACCTCTTATTTTACACCAACTGACCGTTGGACCAGTAGCCCGGGGCTAAAAGAACTTATTTCACCACGACCAGTTATTGCGCGCTGCTTTGAGTGCCACTCCACCTATGCAAAAAACACAACTCCAGACAAAAAGGGAAATCATTTTGATAAAAGTCAAATTATTTACGGGATAGATTGCGAACGCTGTCATGGAGCTTCAGCAAAACACGTTGGGTATCACATAAAAAACCCCGATGCCAAAGTTTCTAAATACGTTATAAAACATTCAGCACTGTCAAAGCAGCAAAAATTAGATGCATGTGCCTTATGCCACTCTGGAGACAGGAAACCAATTCAACCTCCTTTTAGCTTCACAATTGGTGATGATCTAAGCAAATTCTCAACATCTGAAACCAAAGAAAATAACATCTCATTGGATGTGCATGGCAACCAATATGGCTTATTAACGGCGAGTAAGTGTTTTACAAAATCAAAGAACATGGATTGTACCAGTTGTCATAATCCACATAAAAATCAAAGAAATCAAACTTCTACATTCATCCAAAAATGTATACAATGTCACTCCAAGGGTAAAACAGTTTGTATGGCTACCAAGGACGTGCAGCGTATGAAAGATAATAATTGTATTTCTTGCCATATGCCCCTAATTTCTTCCAAATCGATGAAAATTCAACTGGACACAATGGAAACTGCCGTAAAAGTTAGAACACATTTAATTTCCATTTATCCTGAAGATACAAGTAAACAACCATAG
- the trxA gene encoding thioredoxin → MALEITDATFDEVVLKSDKPVVVDFWAAWCGPCRMVGPIIEEVSSEYEGKAVVGKVDVDANQQFAAKYGVRNIPTVLVFKDGEIVNRQVGVSPKKVYTDAIEALL, encoded by the coding sequence ATGGCACTAGAAATAACAGATGCAACTTTTGATGAAGTAGTACTTAAAAGCGACAAGCCTGTCGTTGTGGACTTTTGGGCAGCATGGTGCGGGCCTTGTAGAATGGTAGGACCTATCATAGAGGAAGTTAGTTCTGAATATGAAGGAAAAGCCGTGGTTGGTAAGGTAGATGTTGATGCCAATCAGCAATTTGCCGCTAAATATGGTGTACGTAACATTCCCACTGTACTTGTTTTCAAAGATGGTGAAATCGTTAACCGTCAAGTTGGAGTGTCTCCAAAGAAAGTATATACTGATGCTATAGAAGCTTTATTGTAA
- a CDS encoding DUF58 domain-containing protein — protein sequence MDIRSELHKAQLFQNLELLANQIVEGFISGIHKSPFHGFSAEFAEHKIYNPGESTKHIDWKLFAKTDRLYTKRYEDETNLRCHMILDNSASMYYPEVKQLAIDNLNKIGFGVLAIAALMNVLKKQRDAVGLSIYSDSYNFHAAEKSSERHFQMLFSKLNDVSGAAHSSSTTETYTYLHQIAEKIHRRSLIFLFSDMFQTEKEEAQLFEALRHLKYNKHAVVLFHLLDHKHELNFNFENTPKRFVDVETGTHIDLYADNIRNAYNEKIGQYQEDLKLKCAQYRIKYVDVDVRSNFSKVLNTFMTERQKFS from the coding sequence ATGGATATTAGGTCAGAACTTCATAAAGCCCAACTCTTTCAAAACCTTGAACTTTTGGCAAACCAAATTGTCGAGGGTTTTATAAGTGGCATTCATAAGAGTCCATTTCATGGATTCTCTGCAGAATTTGCTGAGCACAAGATTTACAATCCCGGAGAGAGCACAAAACATATTGATTGGAAGCTATTTGCCAAAACGGATAGATTGTACACCAAAAGATATGAAGATGAAACCAACTTAAGATGTCACATGATTCTGGACAATTCGGCTTCCATGTATTATCCAGAAGTAAAACAACTTGCCATTGACAATCTGAATAAAATAGGTTTTGGGGTTTTGGCCATCGCCGCCTTAATGAACGTATTAAAAAAGCAACGTGATGCAGTTGGTTTAAGTATTTATTCTGATTCCTACAATTTTCATGCTGCTGAAAAAAGTAGTGAACGACATTTTCAAATGCTATTTTCCAAGTTGAATGACGTTTCTGGAGCAGCCCATTCTTCATCAACAACCGAAACATATACCTACTTACATCAGATTGCAGAAAAGATACATCGTCGGAGTCTTATTTTTTTGTTTTCGGATATGTTCCAGACCGAAAAGGAAGAAGCACAACTTTTTGAGGCGCTTCGCCATTTAAAATATAATAAACATGCTGTAGTACTTTTTCATCTTTTAGACCACAAACATGAGCTAAATTTTAATTTTGAAAATACCCCTAAGCGCTTTGTTGATGTTGAGACTGGAACACATATAGATTTATACGCAGATAACATTAGAAACGCTTACAATGAAAAAATTGGGCAATATCAAGAGGATTTGAAATTGAAGTGCGCCCAATATAGAATTAAATATGTTGATGTTGATGTTCGCTCGAATTTTTCCAAAGTTTTGAATACGTTCATGACCGAGCGACAAAAATTTAGCTGA
- a CDS encoding helix-turn-helix domain-containing protein: MDHSKNDINSVVNLLIDQLAKEVSERVVSTIKEELIKKPVATPQGQKLLVDTEELCRQLSISKSSIIKLRKQGMPVIKIGDSVRFEMGEVNDFITKLKSKL; encoded by the coding sequence ATGGACCACAGCAAAAATGACATCAACTCAGTTGTAAACCTTCTCATCGATCAATTGGCTAAGGAGGTTTCCGAGAGGGTTGTATCTACCATTAAAGAGGAGCTTATAAAAAAACCGGTTGCTACTCCGCAGGGTCAAAAGCTGTTGGTCGATACCGAAGAATTATGTAGACAGCTTTCAATTTCAAAGAGCTCCATTATCAAATTGCGTAAACAGGGTATGCCTGTTATAAAAATTGGTGACTCGGTACGCTTCGAAATGGGAGAGGTCAATGATTTTATAACAAAATTAAAAAGTAAATTATGA